The following proteins are co-located in the Asticcacaulis excentricus CB 48 genome:
- a CDS encoding IS256 family transposase has protein sequence MTKEMMALKGLVEKTSDSDLLREMIGFAAERLMAMEVGAVTGAAYHEKSGERMVQRNGYRDRDWETRAGTVELRIPKLRKGSYFPSFLEPRRMAEKALTAVIQEAYVQGISTRSIDDLVKAMGMSGISKSQVSRLCEEIDERVKAFLDRPIEGEWPYIWIDATYLKVRRGARTVSVAVIIAVGVNTHGRREVLGMEVGTSEAEPIWAEFLRNLTRRGLRGVKLVVSDAHIGIKGAVSKVLNATWQRCRVHFMRNVCAHAGKSGRRVVSAFIGTAFAQETPEAASAQWRNVADQLRPKMPKLATIMDEAEHDVLAYMTFPKEHRIKLHSTNPIERLNGEIKRRCDVVGIFPNDDAIIRLVGAILLEQNDEWTVQRGRYITLETIAQLSDDPVLSMPAVAS, from the coding sequence ATGACCAAAGAGATGATGGCCCTGAAAGGGCTTGTTGAAAAGACCTCCGACAGCGATTTGTTGCGTGAGATGATCGGTTTTGCCGCCGAGCGCCTGATGGCAATGGAGGTCGGCGCTGTGACCGGCGCGGCTTACCACGAGAAGAGCGGCGAACGTATGGTCCAGCGCAACGGCTATCGCGATCGGGATTGGGAAACACGCGCCGGCACGGTCGAACTGCGTATTCCGAAACTTCGCAAAGGCAGTTATTTCCCGAGCTTTCTGGAGCCACGGCGCATGGCCGAGAAGGCACTGACTGCCGTTATCCAGGAAGCTTACGTTCAGGGCATCTCGACGCGGTCTATCGACGACCTGGTCAAGGCCATGGGCATGAGCGGCATCTCGAAAAGCCAGGTCAGCCGCCTTTGTGAGGAAATCGATGAGCGCGTGAAGGCGTTTCTCGATCGTCCGATCGAGGGGGAATGGCCTTATATCTGGATCGATGCCACCTACCTGAAAGTTCGCCGTGGGGCCCGGACTGTCTCCGTCGCCGTCATCATCGCTGTGGGCGTCAATACCCACGGCCGCCGGGAGGTTCTTGGCATGGAGGTCGGCACGTCAGAAGCTGAACCGATCTGGGCAGAGTTCTTACGCAACCTGACCCGTCGTGGTCTGCGCGGCGTCAAGCTGGTCGTCTCCGATGCACATATCGGGATCAAAGGCGCGGTATCGAAGGTTTTGAACGCCACCTGGCAGCGGTGCCGCGTACACTTCATGCGCAATGTCTGCGCCCATGCAGGCAAGAGTGGCCGCCGGGTCGTCTCGGCCTTCATCGGTACCGCCTTCGCTCAGGAAACGCCTGAAGCCGCCAGCGCACAATGGCGAAACGTCGCCGATCAGCTCAGGCCCAAAATGCCAAAGCTGGCAACGATCATGGACGAGGCTGAGCATGACGTCCTGGCCTACATGACCTTCCCAAAGGAGCACCGCATCAAGCTTCACAGCACAAACCCGATTGAGCGTCTCAATGGCGAAATCAAGCGCCGTTGCGATGTCGTGGGCATCTTCCCGAACGACGATGCCATTATCCGCCTCGTGGGCGCCATCTTGCTGGAGCAGAACGACGAGTGGACGGTTCAACGCGGCCGCTACATCACCCTTGAAACCATCGCACAACTCAGCGATGATCCCGTTCTCAGCATGCCAGCCGTGGCAAGCTGA